A window from Sinorhizobium fredii encodes these proteins:
- a CDS encoding DUF3563 family protein, with protein sequence MFKQLKKITRALHIPTIEEREIAYLNGSIDRIDLEYRQRQIDRGLFRKDF encoded by the coding sequence ATGTTCAAGCAGTTGAAGAAAATCACCCGTGCCCTGCACATCCCCACCATCGAAGAGCGCGAAATCGCCTATCTGAACGGCTCGATCGACCGCATCGACCTCGAATACCGTCAGCGTCAGATCGACCGCGGTCTGTTCCGCAAGGATTTCTGA
- a CDS encoding DUF2062 domain-containing protein has product MLFRRREPVTISERLRAFFWPRKGLSRGPRYIALRILRLNSSPHSIAVGVAAGAAAACTPLFGLHIVLAVILAWIFSGNLVAAVITTALANPITIPVILTVSYEIGVALTGPQAGPGVGSAEIARLIEQMQLAELWGPVLKPVLVGSLALALAGALIFYPLAFQTARIFQVRRRERLQKAGYPS; this is encoded by the coding sequence ATGCTATTTAGGCGCAGAGAACCGGTCACGATTTCGGAACGCCTTCGCGCTTTCTTCTGGCCGCGCAAGGGGCTCTCGCGCGGTCCGCGTTATATCGCCCTGCGCATACTCCGCCTGAATTCTTCTCCCCATTCGATTGCCGTCGGCGTAGCCGCTGGCGCAGCCGCCGCATGCACGCCTTTGTTCGGCCTGCATATAGTTCTGGCAGTCATTCTCGCCTGGATCTTCTCCGGCAATCTCGTCGCAGCGGTCATCACCACTGCACTCGCCAATCCGATCACCATTCCGGTGATCCTGACCGTTTCCTACGAGATCGGCGTTGCGCTCACGGGACCGCAGGCCGGTCCGGGCGTCGGCTCGGCGGAGATCGCCCGATTGATCGAGCAAATGCAGCTTGCCGAACTCTGGGGGCCCGTGCTCAAGCCCGTGCTCGTCGGCTCGCTGGCCCTCGCGCTCGCCGGGGCCTTGATCTTTTACCCGCTTGCCTTCCAGACCGCCCGGATATTCCAGGTCCGGCGGCGGGAGCGGCTGCAGAAAGCCGGATACCCGTCATGA
- the acpS gene encoding holo-ACP synthase yields the protein MIIGIGSDLIDIRRIESSLERFGERFVNRCFTDIEIAKSDARKNRAASYAKRFAAKEACSKALGTGLAQGVFWKDMGVVNMPGGKPTMQLTGGAAARLQEMLPIGHRAAIHLTITDDFPLAQAFVIIEALPVAPAEGTV from the coding sequence ATGATCATCGGCATCGGCAGCGATCTCATCGATATTCGCCGCATCGAAAGCTCGCTCGAACGATTTGGCGAGCGCTTCGTCAACCGTTGCTTCACCGACATCGAGATCGCCAAATCGGATGCGCGCAAGAACCGCGCGGCCTCCTATGCCAAGCGCTTCGCCGCCAAGGAGGCCTGTTCGAAGGCGTTGGGCACCGGCCTCGCGCAAGGGGTTTTCTGGAAGGACATGGGTGTGGTCAATATGCCGGGCGGCAAGCCGACGATGCAACTGACCGGCGGTGCGGCGGCCCGCCTTCAGGAGATGCTGCCCATTGGGCACCGCGCCGCCATTCATCTGACGATCACCGACGACTTCCCGCTTGCACAAGCTTTCGTGATTATCGAGGCGCTGCCGGTTGCCCCCGCCGAGGGAACGGTTTAG
- the lepB gene encoding signal peptidase I yields MEEKTETHQSALWENVKVIVQALLLALVIRTVFFQPFTIPSGSMMPTLLVGDYIFVNKFAYGYSKYSLPFSPDLFSGRIFASEPTRGDIVVFRFPPNPDIDYIKRVVGLPGDRIQVRNGVLHVNGKPVDRVPDGTFRADDNYDTGGDVPVYRETMDTGVTYDTLDQFPDSSGDNTREFLVPEGHYFMMGDNRDNSSDSRFDVGFVPAENLVGRASMIFFSLGNDTSFLKIWNWPANLRYDRLFKVVE; encoded by the coding sequence GTGGAAGAAAAGACAGAAACGCACCAGAGCGCCCTCTGGGAGAATGTGAAGGTCATTGTTCAGGCGCTGCTCTTGGCTTTGGTCATTCGCACCGTTTTCTTCCAGCCCTTCACGATTCCGTCCGGCTCGATGATGCCGACTTTGCTCGTCGGCGACTATATCTTCGTCAACAAGTTCGCCTACGGCTATTCGAAATACTCGCTGCCCTTTTCGCCGGATCTTTTCAGCGGCCGGATCTTTGCAAGCGAGCCGACGCGCGGCGATATCGTCGTGTTCCGCTTTCCGCCCAATCCGGACATCGACTATATCAAGCGTGTCGTGGGCCTGCCGGGGGACCGCATTCAGGTCAGGAACGGTGTCCTCCATGTCAACGGCAAGCCGGTCGATCGGGTCCCGGACGGAACCTTCCGGGCAGACGACAACTATGACACCGGCGGCGACGTGCCCGTCTACCGCGAGACGATGGACACGGGTGTGACCTATGACACGCTTGACCAGTTCCCGGATTCCAGCGGAGACAACACCCGCGAATTCCTGGTGCCGGAAGGCCATTACTTCATGATGGGCGACAACAGGGACAATTCCTCCGACAGCCGCTTCGACGTCGGTTTCGTGCCGGCGGAAAACCTGGTCGGTCGTGCCAGCATGATCTTCTTCTCTCTCGGCAACGACACGTCCTTCCTGAAAATCTGGAATTGGCCGGCGAATCTGCGTTACGACCGGCTGTTCAAGGTCGTCGAATGA
- the rnc gene encoding ribonuclease III: MKGRSLSAEDRARLETAIGYQFAEKERLDRALTHSSARNARASNYQRLEFLGDRVLGLCVAELLFQTFLDANEGELSVRLNQLVSAESCARVADELSLHEFIRTGSDVKKITGKHMMNVRADVVESLIAAIYLDGGLEAARRFVLRHWTDRAASADGARRDAKTELQEWAHAKFGVAPRYRTDDRSGPDHDPRFTVTVEVDGIGPETGTDRSKRGAEQIAAMRLLEREGVWQKRSAGN; the protein is encoded by the coding sequence ATGAAGGGACGGTCGCTGAGCGCGGAGGATCGGGCAAGGCTCGAGACCGCGATCGGTTATCAGTTCGCCGAGAAGGAACGCCTCGACCGCGCGCTGACGCATTCCAGCGCCCGCAATGCGCGCGCGAGCAACTATCAGCGGCTTGAATTCCTCGGCGACCGCGTCCTCGGACTTTGCGTCGCCGAACTCCTGTTCCAGACGTTCCTCGACGCCAATGAGGGCGAGCTGTCGGTTCGCTTGAACCAACTCGTCAGCGCCGAGAGCTGCGCCCGGGTTGCCGACGAGCTGTCGCTGCACGAATTCATTCGCACCGGCTCCGACGTGAAGAAGATCACCGGCAAGCACATGATGAATGTGCGGGCCGATGTGGTAGAGTCGCTGATCGCCGCGATCTATCTCGATGGCGGGCTGGAGGCGGCGCGTCGCTTCGTGCTGCGGCACTGGACCGATCGCGCAGCAAGCGCTGACGGTGCCCGCCGGGACGCCAAGACGGAATTGCAGGAATGGGCGCACGCCAAGTTCGGGGTGGCGCCGAGATACAGGACGGATGATCGCTCCGGTCCCGACCACGATCCGCGCTTCACCGTGACCGTAGAGGTCGACGGGATCGGGCCGGAAACGGGGACCGATCGCTCGAAGCGCGGGGCCGAGCAGATCGCTGCCATGCGATTGTTGGAACGCGAAGGTGTTTGGCAGAAACGGTCTGCCGGAAATTGA
- the era gene encoding GTPase Era, giving the protein MTDKQQDTGAGSTATRSGFVALIGATNAGKSTLVNHLVGAKVSIVSHKVQTTRAIIRGIAIHDRTQIVFMDTPGIFKPRRRLDRAMVTTAWGGAKDADLIMLLIDSERGLKGDAETILEGLKDVPQAKILVLNKIDRVRPEDLLKLAAAANEVVPFERTFMISALTGSGCGDLMDYLAAALPEGPWYYPEDQISDLPMRQLAAEITREKLFLRLHQELPYASHVETEKWEERKDGSVRIEQVIYVERDSQKKIALGKGGEAIKAISTAARKEISEILEQPVHLFLFVKVRENWGDDPERFREMGLDFPR; this is encoded by the coding sequence ATGACGGACAAGCAACAGGACACGGGCGCCGGCAGCACGGCGACCCGCTCGGGCTTCGTGGCGCTGATCGGCGCGACGAATGCAGGAAAGTCGACCTTGGTGAACCATCTGGTCGGCGCGAAGGTATCGATCGTCAGCCACAAGGTGCAGACGACGCGAGCGATCATCCGCGGCATTGCCATCCATGACAGGACCCAGATCGTCTTCATGGACACACCCGGCATCTTCAAGCCGCGCCGCCGGCTGGATCGGGCCATGGTGACGACGGCCTGGGGCGGCGCCAAGGATGCCGACCTGATCATGCTGCTGATCGACAGCGAGCGCGGGCTGAAGGGCGACGCCGAAACGATCCTCGAGGGCCTGAAGGATGTTCCCCAAGCGAAGATCCTGGTCCTTAACAAGATCGACCGGGTTCGCCCGGAGGACCTCTTGAAGCTTGCGGCCGCCGCTAACGAAGTCGTTCCCTTCGAGCGTACCTTCATGATTTCCGCGCTGACCGGCTCCGGCTGCGGCGACCTTATGGACTACCTTGCGGCCGCATTGCCGGAGGGGCCATGGTACTATCCGGAGGACCAGATCTCCGATCTGCCGATGCGCCAGCTCGCGGCCGAGATCACCCGCGAGAAGCTGTTCCTCCGCCTACATCAGGAACTCCCTTACGCGTCCCACGTCGAGACGGAGAAATGGGAAGAGCGCAAGGACGGGTCGGTGCGCATCGAACAGGTGATCTATGTCGAGCGCGACAGTCAGAAGAAGATCGCGCTCGGCAAGGGCGGGGAGGCGATCAAGGCGATCTCGACCGCGGCCCGCAAGGAAATTTCCGAGATCCTGGAACAGCCCGTGCACCTCTTTCTGTTCGTCAAGGTGCGCGAGAACTGGGGCGACGATCCGGAGCGTTTCCGCGAGATGGGACTCGATTTTCCGCGATAA
- a CDS encoding glycerophosphodiester phosphodiesterase family protein, with protein MRKLAVIAVVAVIIVAIIWLLNTSYLVAPPAGAAKVLAHRGIHQVFSLDEVGNDTCTAERIEPPRHAYLENTIASMRAALDSGAEVIELDVHLTPDRQFAVFHDWTLDCRTNGAGVTEETPMSKLKTLDIGYGYTADGGKTFPFRGQGEGQMPTLGEVFTALPHGRFLINFKSERREEGATLAVMLRFHPEWRKLIFGVYGGRAPTQETLRLVGGLRGYDRQSTMACLGRYAAYGWTGIVPEACRDTLIVVPANYAPFLWGWPYRFAARMQAAGSEIILLGPHHGGDFTSGIDSAEQLALVPENFSGYVWTNRAETIGPLLNKRLAASNDQK; from the coding sequence ATGAGGAAACTCGCCGTCATCGCCGTCGTCGCGGTCATCATCGTCGCCATCATCTGGCTCCTCAACACATCCTATCTGGTGGCACCGCCGGCCGGAGCCGCGAAGGTTCTCGCCCATCGCGGCATTCATCAGGTCTTCAGTCTGGACGAGGTGGGCAACGACACCTGCACGGCTGAGCGTATCGAACCGCCGCGCCATGCCTATCTCGAGAACACGATCGCCTCCATGCGCGCAGCACTCGACAGCGGCGCCGAGGTGATCGAACTGGATGTCCACCTGACTCCCGACCGCCAGTTCGCCGTCTTCCACGATTGGACGCTCGACTGCCGCACAAATGGAGCGGGCGTTACGGAAGAGACGCCGATGTCCAAGCTGAAGACGCTCGATATCGGTTACGGCTACACGGCGGACGGCGGGAAGACCTTTCCCTTCCGCGGCCAGGGAGAAGGCCAGATGCCGACGCTGGGGGAAGTTTTCACCGCCCTGCCCCACGGCCGGTTCCTGATCAACTTCAAGAGCGAGCGGCGCGAGGAAGGTGCGACCCTTGCCGTCATGCTGCGGTTTCACCCGGAGTGGCGCAAATTGATCTTCGGGGTTTACGGAGGCAGAGCGCCGACGCAGGAGACCCTGCGGCTGGTCGGCGGGCTGAGGGGCTACGACCGGCAATCCACCATGGCCTGCCTTGGCCGCTATGCCGCCTATGGCTGGACCGGGATCGTGCCGGAGGCCTGCCGCGATACGCTGATCGTCGTACCCGCCAACTACGCGCCTTTTCTGTGGGGCTGGCCTTACCGGTTTGCTGCCCGAATGCAGGCCGCCGGAAGCGAGATCATCCTGCTCGGGCCCCATCACGGCGGCGACTTCACATCCGGAATCGACAGCGCCGAACAGCTCGCCCTCGTTCCGGAGAATTTTTCCGGCTACGTCTGGACCAATCGGGCCGAGACGATCGGACCGCTTCTGAACAAGAGGCTCGCCGCCTCGAATGACCAAAAATAG
- a CDS encoding glutathione S-transferase family protein: MPQLVQGKWVKNDVAASEMKDGAFHREPTRFRYWITTDGRSGPDGQPSFAAEAGRYRLFVSYLCPWASRTIAMRNLKGLQEIVGLTAANPVLGEDGWIYDEPVDAGTRVGRVRYHHQLYTASDPGYSGKVSVPVLWDMQEGRIVNNESADILRILNSAFDRLTGNRLDLYPAALRTAIDRWNEPIYACVNNGVYRAGFAKTQAAYDQAVVSLFGMLDELERHLDVNRYLAGEYLTEADIRLFVTLVRFDVAYHGAFKCNIRRIEDYPCLSNYLRELYQWPGIRETVRIDDIKRGYYGIQHINPAGIVPAGPAIDFDRPHDRSRLAGLGVFGT, translated from the coding sequence GTGCCGCAGCTCGTCCAGGGAAAATGGGTCAAGAATGATGTCGCCGCAAGCGAGATGAAGGACGGCGCGTTCCATCGCGAGCCGACCCGCTTCCGCTATTGGATCACCACTGACGGACGATCCGGGCCGGACGGCCAGCCGTCATTCGCCGCGGAAGCGGGGCGCTACCGGCTGTTTGTCTCCTATCTCTGCCCATGGGCATCCCGGACGATCGCGATGCGCAACCTCAAGGGACTTCAGGAGATCGTCGGGCTTACGGCCGCAAATCCCGTGCTCGGCGAGGACGGGTGGATCTATGACGAACCTGTGGATGCGGGCACCCGCGTGGGGCGCGTCCGCTATCATCACCAGCTTTATACGGCGAGCGACCCGGGCTATTCCGGGAAGGTCTCCGTCCCCGTGCTCTGGGACATGCAGGAAGGCCGGATCGTCAACAACGAGTCGGCCGATATCCTTCGCATTCTGAACTCGGCCTTCGACCGCTTGACCGGCAACCGCCTCGATCTCTACCCCGCGGCGCTCCGCACCGCCATCGATCGCTGGAACGAGCCGATCTACGCGTGTGTCAACAACGGCGTCTACCGGGCCGGATTTGCCAAGACTCAGGCCGCCTATGACCAGGCCGTCGTAAGCCTATTCGGCATGCTCGATGAACTCGAGCGACATCTCGACGTGAACCGATATCTCGCCGGTGAATATCTGACCGAGGCGGACATTCGCCTCTTCGTAACCCTCGTCCGTTTCGACGTCGCCTATCACGGCGCCTTCAAATGCAATATCCGCCGGATCGAGGATTATCCCTGCCTCTCCAACTACCTGCGCGAGCTCTATCAGTGGCCGGGAATCCGTGAAACGGTCCGGATCGACGATATAAAGCGCGGATATTACGGTATCCAGCACATCAATCCCGCCGGGATCGTGCCGGCGGGCCCGGCGATCGACTTCGATCGCCCGCATGATCGATCCCGTCTTGCCGGCCTCGGGGTTTTCGGCACGTAG
- a CDS encoding SAM-dependent methyltransferase → MNAALLKLLRRLVQKGTLTVIFSSGKKVVLGDGTGKPAAMHITDAEAEKAILYDPGLKFGEMYMDGRVVIEEGDIFDVLSIIKSNGVEKAATFLNSIVALGHVFRQQLKSRLPVNRNRYNVAHHYDLDGKLFNLFLDEDWQYSCAYFHPPGISLDEAQRAKKRHIAAKLLLEPGQRVLEVGSGWGGLAMYLAEATGVEVTGITLSEEQLKVSRERAARRGLSDRVRFELQDYRTLQGRQFDRIVSVGMFEHVGIGNYGNFFRKMKELLKSDGVMLLHSIGQVYKPWATNPWIEKYIFPGGYIPALSEVLPPVESTRLLVKDIEILPLHYAWTLRAWRERFVARREEAVKLYDERFFRMWEFYLAASETAFLYDKHFIFQLQLSPSLGAVPVSRDYIEAKERELLEFEKTRSRLELVAV, encoded by the coding sequence ATGAATGCAGCATTGTTGAAGTTGCTTCGCCGTCTTGTCCAGAAGGGAACTCTGACGGTCATTTTTTCATCGGGAAAGAAAGTTGTTCTTGGGGATGGCACGGGGAAGCCCGCGGCCATGCATATAACGGACGCTGAGGCGGAAAAGGCCATATTGTACGACCCCGGCCTAAAATTCGGCGAAATGTACATGGACGGCCGTGTTGTCATCGAAGAGGGCGATATCTTCGACGTCCTGTCGATCATCAAGAGCAACGGTGTGGAAAAAGCGGCGACCTTCCTCAATTCCATCGTCGCCCTCGGGCACGTATTTCGTCAGCAGCTAAAAAGCCGGCTGCCGGTCAACCGCAACCGCTACAATGTCGCCCATCACTACGATCTCGACGGCAAGCTATTCAACCTCTTCCTCGACGAGGACTGGCAATATTCCTGCGCCTATTTCCATCCGCCGGGCATTTCGCTCGACGAGGCGCAGCGCGCGAAGAAGCGCCATATAGCCGCGAAGCTGCTGCTCGAACCGGGCCAGCGGGTGCTGGAGGTCGGTTCCGGCTGGGGCGGCTTGGCTATGTACCTCGCCGAAGCGACGGGCGTCGAAGTCACCGGCATCACGCTCAGCGAGGAGCAACTGAAGGTCTCGCGCGAACGCGCCGCCAGACGCGGGCTGTCCGATCGCGTGCGGTTCGAATTGCAGGACTACCGTACCCTGCAGGGGCGGCAATTCGACCGGATCGTCTCCGTCGGCATGTTCGAACATGTGGGCATCGGCAACTACGGCAATTTCTTCCGCAAGATGAAGGAATTGCTGAAATCCGACGGCGTCATGCTGCTTCATTCGATCGGCCAGGTCTACAAGCCCTGGGCGACCAATCCCTGGATCGAAAAGTATATCTTCCCCGGCGGCTACATCCCGGCGCTTTCCGAGGTCCTGCCGCCGGTCGAGAGCACGCGCCTGCTTGTCAAGGACATCGAGATCCTGCCGCTGCACTATGCCTGGACGCTCCGCGCCTGGCGCGAGCGCTTCGTTGCGCGGCGCGAGGAAGCGGTGAAGCTCTATGACGAGCGCTTCTTCCGGATGTGGGAGTTCTATCTCGCCGCCTCCGAAACCGCCTTCCTCTACGACAAGCACTTCATCTTCCAGCTTCAGCTCTCGCCGTCGCTGGGGGCCGTGCCGGTCTCGCGCGATTACATCGAAGCGAAGGAGCGCGAATTGCTGGAGTTCGAGAAAACCCGCTCGCGGCTGGAGCTCGTCGCGGTGTAG
- a CDS encoding Tex family protein: MTAKPIAAIIASEIKATAAQVGAAVELLDAGATVPFIARYRKEVTGGLDDTQLRTLAERLTYLRELEARRSSILESIRGQGKLTDELEGKIAAAVTKAELEDIYLPYKPKRRTKAEIARERGLGPLAEAILADRSIAPADRAGAFLSAEVPDVKAALDGARDIIAEGMTENADLLGRLRNHMREAAFLRAKVVEGKQEAGAKFSDYFDHSERWATAPGHRALAMLRGWNEEVLSVDIVVDQEAASPQKPVERMIAAAYEVGGHLPGDKWLLEVIGWTWRVKLSLSLSLDLMRELRERAEEEAIRVFARNLKDLLLAAPAGSRPTMGLDPGIRTGVKVAVVDGTGKLLDTTTVYPFPPKNDIRGTQAELAALVRKHKVELIAIGNGTGSRETEKLVADMLAQMPAPKPTKVIVSEAGASVYSASETAAAEFPNLDVSLRGAVSIARRLQDPLAELVKIEPKSIGVGQYQHDVDQSHLSRSLDAVVEDAVNAVGVDLNTASAPLLARVSGLGKSSAEAIVAHRDAMGAFANRQQLLKVPRLGARTFEQCAGFLRITNGSEPLDASAVHPEAYGVAKKIVAACGRDVRSLMGDSAALKKLDPRSFVDERFGLPTVKDILSELEKPGRDPRPSFKTATFAEGVDDITDLKVGMQLEGTVTNVAAFGAFVDIGVHQDGLVHVSQLADRFVKDPHEVVKAGDVVRVRVTEIDVARKRIGLSMRKDGGAETGREAKGPSSSAINRNSAARPQKSQVPAQGAFGAALMEAMKKK; this comes from the coding sequence ATGACCGCAAAACCCATCGCCGCCATCATCGCAAGCGAGATCAAGGCGACTGCCGCCCAGGTTGGCGCCGCCGTCGAACTCCTCGATGCCGGGGCGACGGTGCCCTTCATCGCCCGCTACCGCAAGGAGGTCACCGGCGGTCTCGACGACACCCAATTGCGCACGCTCGCGGAACGGCTCACCTATCTGCGGGAGCTCGAAGCGCGCCGGTCGTCCATTCTCGAGTCGATCCGTGGCCAGGGCAAGCTCACCGACGAGCTGGAAGGCAAGATCGCCGCCGCCGTAACCAAAGCGGAACTCGAAGACATCTACCTGCCCTACAAGCCGAAACGGCGGACCAAGGCGGAGATTGCCCGGGAGCGCGGCCTCGGGCCGCTCGCCGAGGCGATCCTTGCCGATCGCTCGATCGCGCCGGCCGACCGGGCGGGGGCCTTCCTTTCCGCCGAAGTGCCGGACGTGAAGGCGGCGCTCGACGGGGCCCGCGACATTATCGCCGAAGGCATGACCGAGAACGCCGACCTGCTGGGCCGCTTGCGCAATCACATGCGCGAGGCGGCGTTCCTGCGGGCGAAGGTCGTCGAGGGCAAGCAGGAGGCGGGGGCGAAGTTCTCCGATTATTTCGATCACTCGGAACGCTGGGCAACGGCACCCGGCCACCGCGCGCTGGCGATGCTGCGCGGCTGGAACGAAGAAGTCCTTTCGGTCGACATCGTCGTCGACCAGGAGGCCGCATCTCCGCAAAAGCCGGTCGAGCGCATGATCGCTGCCGCCTATGAGGTCGGCGGGCACCTGCCCGGGGACAAATGGCTGCTGGAGGTGATCGGCTGGACCTGGCGCGTCAAGCTGTCTCTTTCTCTGTCGCTGGACCTCATGCGCGAACTGCGCGAACGCGCCGAGGAGGAAGCGATCCGCGTCTTCGCGCGCAACCTCAAGGACCTGTTGCTTGCGGCACCGGCCGGCTCGCGGCCGACCATGGGTCTCGATCCCGGCATCCGGACCGGCGTCAAGGTCGCGGTCGTCGATGGCACCGGCAAGCTGCTCGATACGACGACAGTCTACCCGTTCCCTCCGAAGAACGACATTCGCGGTACGCAGGCCGAACTCGCGGCGCTCGTCCGCAAGCACAAGGTCGAACTGATTGCCATCGGCAACGGCACCGGCAGCCGCGAAACGGAGAAGCTCGTCGCCGATATGCTCGCCCAGATGCCGGCGCCGAAGCCCACCAAGGTGATCGTTTCCGAGGCGGGCGCCTCCGTCTATTCCGCTTCGGAGACGGCGGCGGCGGAATTTCCCAACCTTGACGTTTCGCTGCGCGGGGCCGTGTCGATCGCCCGCCGGCTGCAGGACCCGCTCGCCGAACTGGTCAAGATCGAACCGAAATCGATCGGCGTTGGCCAGTATCAGCACGACGTCGACCAGTCGCACCTCAGCCGTTCTTTGGACGCCGTCGTCGAGGATGCGGTGAACGCCGTCGGTGTCGATCTCAACACCGCATCGGCACCCTTGCTGGCGCGCGTTTCCGGCCTGGGCAAGTCGTCGGCCGAAGCGATCGTGGCGCATCGCGATGCGATGGGCGCCTTCGCAAATCGGCAGCAACTCCTCAAGGTGCCGCGTCTCGGTGCCCGCACCTTCGAGCAATGCGCCGGCTTCCTGCGGATTACCAACGGTTCCGAGCCGCTCGACGCCTCGGCCGTGCACCCGGAGGCCTATGGCGTGGCCAAGAAGATCGTCGCTGCCTGCGGCCGGGACGTGCGCTCGCTGATGGGTGACAGTGCGGCGCTGAAGAAACTCGATCCGCGCAGCTTCGTCGACGAACGATTCGGTCTGCCGACGGTGAAGGACATTCTGTCCGAACTGGAGAAGCCGGGCCGCGATCCGCGCCCGAGCTTCAAGACGGCGACCTTCGCCGAGGGGGTCGACGACATCACGGATTTGAAGGTCGGCATGCAGCTCGAAGGGACGGTGACCAATGTCGCGGCCTTCGGCGCCTTCGTCGACATCGGCGTGCACCAGGACGGGCTCGTCCACGTCTCGCAGCTTGCCGATCGCTTCGTCAAGGACCCGCATGAGGTGGTGAAGGCCGGCGACGTGGTGCGGGTTCGCGTCACTGAAATCGATGTGGCGCGCAAACGCATCGGGCTCAGCATGCGCAAGGACGGCGGCGCCGAAACCGGACGGGAGGCGAAGGGGCCGTCATCGAGCGCCATCAACCGCAATTCGGCTGCGCGGCCGCAGAAATCGCAGGTACCTGCTCAGGGCGCCTTCGGCGCGGCGCTGATGGAGGCGATGAAGAAAAAATAG